The stretch of DNA GGAGACGACAGCATCCAGATCCTCGATCTGCATTCCCGCAACCCGGTCATCTCATACCGGGGGCGGGTGTTTGAAGGTGAGTGGGCAGAAGTCATCGGAACCGAAACCATCCTGGCGAAGCACGACAAGTCCGATCCGTTGCCAGCCCTCAGAAATCTGCCCGAGGATATTGACATCCTCGGGGCGTGTTCGTCGAGAATCATGACAACCGAGAAGGTACCAAAACCCAAGGTTCCCGAGGAAGACACCCTCGCCGCGATCCGCGAGGAGTGGAATATCAGGATCCCACCGGGCAAGGACAAATCAGGCGAACGGGCGCACCAGATCCGCTTCCTGGAGAATCTGATCGCCCTCAAGAAGAAAAGAGGTGATGCGGACCAGGTCACTGTCTACGCGGTGGACGGAGAAGGCAAGGACTGGAATGACAGGAAGGGACCCGACTACAAGCCGAGAAACCGGAAAAAGCCGGTCAAGACTGAGGGTGAGGCCCAAGCGGACGACCAAGGCCAACAGACAGCAAAGAGACACAGACGACCAGCCGGCCCCGAGAGCCGACGGGCCAGGGCAAGCCGCCGGGGTCGAGCTGGTAGACGAGGTACGGCAGACTTACGTAGTGCGCCTGGGTTATCGACGCCTACCCCGAACCATTGGGATAGCTTACGGCAGCCATCGGGCGGGGCGGATGTGGAAGAGCAAGAAGGTGAGGGCGCGGAagacgactacgacgagaCGGGAGATATGCCGATGACCGGGTACGATTGATATTCTATCTGCAACAAGCAAACGCCGGCAATACTGTGCATGCATGGCGGAGCACTAGCATGAGAGTTTGTCGGAAGCAAGTCGTGCGTTCGGAACGGGCTTTCACGCCCGACAAGTTACGTACCAATAATCGATCATGGCGTCCTCGTTTGagctacgaagtacgcagCACCGTTTCGCACCGTTTGTTGGGCTCCTGATGACGGAGTATGGCGCGACAAGCACGTGCAGTCCAACCCACGGATACTTGGCAGGACACGGCAGTTGGCGAGAACAGTGGTCGTTGGCTGCGACATGAGCCGCAGGGCGACCAGGGCGACAGGGCGTCCCGGGACCAGGGCATGAGACCGGAAGTTGAACGAGTGCagcgagtcgacgacgcggcggacgcTGCGTGGGCTCACGCATCTGCATCTGaccaggcgggcggctcaGATGACCCGCCTCCTCGAATCATTGGgccacgcggccggcgtctgCATCGCAATGTGGCCAAGGTGAACAGCGGCCCGGCCCCCGCGAAGCTTGCATGACTGGGCCAGGACAATTCTTTGTGCTGTACGGCCAGAACAAGGCGAAAGCAGAATTCTGGCGGTCAGGATGTCTCTCACGGTCCGGTGATGCCCTCACGTTGCGCAATGTGTGGACGAGCAGACTCTACAGCGAGTGCCGGACGGCCGTTTGGCGATAGGCGAGGTGGACCAGCCTTGCAGATCGAGGTGGTGTCAAGAAATGGACGCTTGGCCAttcggcgtcgccatgtgGCAtgcaagacgacgatggttcgcccggcggcgcgcacggggACGGCAGACGGGGGAGGGTTTGGGCTCGTCGGAGAGACCTTGGTTTGGGATCGCTGGGTCGATGCAGCGGGCTCTCTTGTACTGGGGACTTGGGCTTATCAAAGGGAGTACCACGATGAAGCTCGGAAGCATTGTATTTCTTAATGTCAAATCcaggcgacgtcgagccTGCTGCATGGCCTGGCTTGACTCTGTTGATGCATTCTGGTCTGGCGGTTGCCCCCGCCGTtagagctgcagcgcgctTCCAGGCTGGAACTCGAATGCTGCGGACCCTAAAATAAAGAAGTCACTAACTACTGCACAAACAACCACCCACCGCCCCAAAGAGCTGCCGCTACTGCTGCACAGAAGACGGGCCGGCAGTCCAAGATTCCAAAGACACCAGG from Purpureocillium takamizusanense chromosome 6, complete sequence encodes:
- a CDS encoding uncharacterized protein (COG:S~EggNog:ENOG503P7V3) — translated: MALPHSTIDSTAKRIFTPDEPGALSLDEVLKQVAQDDEDEWEYEYSTTETETYYLALDLSYPEFKERTAKVAHHSRGGYYKNWLDQTAAGPSVQITRDRSNKDHGLGDGDSDDEAGRGNDGEDDDNDDGDNVVDDEVPVDPQLTAAKGKGVDAGDHAPETPKPSDRQESKDRDAAAEVVAGDDSIQILDLHSRNPVISYRGRVFEGEWAEVIGTETILAKHDKSDPLPALRNLPEDIDILGACSSRIMTTEKVPKPKVPEEDTLAAIREEWNIRIPPGKDKSGERAHQIRFLENLIALKKKRGDADQVTVYAVDGEGKDWNDRKGPDYKPRNRKKPVKTEGEAQADDQGQQTAKRHRRPAGPESRRARASRRGRAGRRGTADLRSAPGLSTPTPNHWDSLRQPSGGADVEEQEGEGAEDDYDETGDMPMTGYD